The proteins below are encoded in one region of Corynebacterium felinum:
- a CDS encoding class I SAM-dependent methyltransferase → MHDMYEHSTENIWSGEPNHALTIHAEHVTARTALDIGAGEGADADWLHTRGITVTAVEPSPTAAQRIRELNPDINVIEATFDKAPLTSYDLVIAFYTPLLADAATLTALINTVNPGGTLLVVHHTDISRMAEHHQRPIGDFLTPDKLKNLLPDDFHIDYFGEAKRTINGGQGAAHTHDLVIKAQRT, encoded by the coding sequence ATGCACGACATGTACGAACACAGCACCGAAAACATCTGGAGCGGCGAACCCAACCACGCGCTGACCATTCACGCCGAACACGTCACAGCCCGCACCGCACTCGACATCGGCGCCGGCGAAGGCGCAGACGCCGACTGGCTCCATACACGCGGCATCACCGTCACCGCCGTTGAACCCTCCCCAACAGCCGCACAACGCATCCGCGAGCTAAACCCTGACATCAACGTCATCGAAGCAACCTTCGATAAAGCACCACTAACCAGCTACGATCTCGTTATCGCCTTCTACACCCCCTTGCTTGCCGACGCCGCCACCCTCACCGCACTCATCAACACTGTTAATCCCGGCGGGACGCTGCTGGTCGTACACCACACAGACATCAGCCGCATGGCCGAGCACCATCAACGCCCCATAGGTGACTTCCTCACCCCAGATAAACTTAAAAACCTGCTACCCGACGACTTCCACATCGACTACTTCGGGGAAGCGAAGCGCACAATCAATGGGGGACAGGGCGCAGCACACACCCACGATCTAGTGATCAAGGCCCAACGCACGTAA
- a CDS encoding isochorismate synthase yields MTSRPSTAPDFLLSRAHGSVRTQGASHTFTDPFQASAALKARKVPMVVGALPFCTGSDCALKVPESIVRTDGPLEPPAHYRLMHLPEAKIVAEHPSELGHFANVDAAIGTIRNTQALKIVLARSLDVEFSEPVDPRLIAAKLIMLSPDYNGFLADISTDANPKWLVGSSPEVLVRRQGSTVTCYPLAGSAPRNPNKIRDRIISRDLLSSMKDLDEHRYVVEHIRAVLAPLCSTLTVPDFPELTSTAEMWHLATPISGTLKDPKKTNALDLALLLHPTPAICGTPRHLAETVILEAEPVDRGFYAGAVGWCDDFGDGEYMVAIRCAETDGKTVRTWAGGGLVGSSDPAEEVQETTAKLRTILRALGLDH; encoded by the coding sequence ATGACTTCTCGCCCCAGCACCGCCCCCGACTTCTTGCTTTCTCGAGCACATGGATCGGTGCGTACCCAGGGTGCGAGCCACACATTCACTGATCCTTTTCAAGCCTCCGCGGCACTCAAAGCACGCAAGGTGCCGATGGTTGTCGGGGCGCTGCCTTTTTGCACGGGATCAGACTGCGCGCTTAAAGTTCCGGAGTCTATTGTGCGCACCGACGGCCCGCTTGAGCCGCCTGCGCATTATCGGCTCATGCACTTGCCCGAGGCGAAAATTGTGGCTGAGCACCCCTCTGAGCTGGGGCATTTTGCGAATGTTGATGCGGCGATTGGCACGATTAGAAACACTCAGGCGTTAAAGATTGTGTTGGCGCGTAGTTTAGATGTGGAGTTTTCCGAGCCTGTTGATCCGCGCCTGATTGCTGCGAAATTGATTATGCTTTCGCCTGATTACAATGGGTTTTTGGCAGACATTTCCACTGATGCTAACCCGAAGTGGTTGGTGGGTTCTTCCCCGGAAGTGTTGGTGCGTCGCCAAGGTTCCACGGTCACCTGCTACCCCCTTGCGGGGTCTGCGCCGAGGAATCCGAACAAGATTCGGGATCGGATCATTTCCCGCGATCTGCTTTCGAGCATGAAGGATTTGGATGAGCACCGTTATGTGGTGGAGCATATTCGCGCGGTGCTGGCACCGTTGTGTTCGACGTTGACTGTTCCCGACTTCCCGGAGCTGACTTCGACTGCTGAAATGTGGCATTTAGCCACCCCGATTAGTGGCACGTTGAAGGACCCGAAAAAGACGAATGCGCTGGATTTGGCGTTGCTTTTGCACCCTACCCCCGCGATTTGTGGCACGCCGCGGCACTTGGCTGAGACGGTGATTTTGGAGGCGGAGCCGGTCGATCGTGGTTTTTATGCTGGCGCGGTGGGCTGGTGTGATGATTTCGGCGATGGGGAGTATATGGTGGCGATCCGCTGTGCTGAAACTGATGGTAAGACTGTGCGCACGTGGGCGGGCGGTGGGCTGGTGGGCAGCTCCGATCCCGCTGAGGAGGTTCAGGAGACTACTGCGAAGTTGCGCACGATTTTACGTGCGTTGGGCCTTGATCACTAG
- the gltX gene encoding glutamate--tRNA ligase: MSEVRVRFCPSPTGTPHVGMVRTALFNWAYARHMGGKLIFRIEDTDAARDSEESYQAIIDSLTWLGMDWDEGVVTGGPHEPYRQSQRMDIYADVLQKLIDAGFVYPAYSTAEEVEARHKAAGRDPKLGYDNYDRTLTEEEIAAFKAEGRQPVWRLRMPEQDWKWNDLVRGEIEFKASTQPDYVVARSNGAPLYTLVNPVDDALMGITHVLRGEDLLPSTPRQLALYEALKAIGVAKQTPTFGHLPFVMGEGNKKLSKRDPQSNLFNHRDNGIIPEGILNYLALLGWSLSSDKDIFSVDELVKNFDIADVLGNPARFDQKKLEAINADHIRLLDLEDFTQRLRSYLTEYFDFPADYPADKFAFAAELVQTRIKTLSEAWGLMSFLVTKDEDLVLDEKSAKKNLKESAIEPLDAGIAALEAVQEWTTAEIEAALSAALIEKLQLKPRVAFGALRVGISGQAVSPPLFESMELLGKESTLARLRAARAATPFTA, from the coding sequence ATGTCTGAAGTTCGCGTACGTTTCTGCCCGTCACCCACCGGAACCCCCCATGTTGGTATGGTTCGCACCGCCCTGTTCAACTGGGCGTATGCCCGCCACATGGGTGGGAAGTTGATTTTCCGCATCGAAGACACCGATGCCGCCCGCGATTCCGAGGAATCCTACCAGGCCATCATCGACTCCCTGACCTGGCTGGGCATGGATTGGGACGAAGGCGTGGTCACAGGTGGCCCACACGAGCCGTACCGCCAGTCCCAGCGCATGGACATCTACGCTGACGTGCTGCAGAAGCTTATCGACGCCGGATTCGTCTACCCCGCATACTCCACCGCGGAAGAAGTTGAGGCCCGCCACAAGGCCGCAGGTCGCGACCCGAAGCTGGGCTACGACAACTACGACCGCACCCTCACCGAGGAAGAAATCGCAGCATTCAAAGCAGAAGGCCGCCAGCCAGTGTGGCGTTTGCGTATGCCTGAGCAGGACTGGAAGTGGAACGATCTTGTGCGTGGCGAGATCGAATTCAAAGCGTCCACCCAGCCCGACTATGTGGTGGCCCGCTCCAACGGCGCACCCCTGTACACCCTTGTCAACCCCGTTGACGACGCACTGATGGGCATTACCCACGTATTGCGCGGCGAAGACTTGCTCCCATCCACCCCACGCCAGCTGGCACTCTACGAGGCGCTGAAGGCAATCGGTGTGGCGAAGCAAACCCCAACTTTCGGCCACCTGCCCTTCGTGATGGGCGAGGGCAACAAGAAGCTCTCCAAGCGTGACCCACAGTCGAACCTGTTCAACCACCGCGACAACGGCATCATCCCTGAGGGCATACTGAACTACCTGGCACTGCTGGGTTGGTCACTGTCGAGTGACAAGGATATTTTCTCCGTTGATGAACTGGTGAAGAACTTCGACATCGCTGACGTGTTGGGCAACCCTGCACGCTTTGACCAGAAGAAGCTGGAAGCGATCAACGCTGACCACATTCGTCTGCTTGATCTGGAAGACTTCACCCAGCGTCTGCGCTCGTATTTGACTGAGTACTTCGACTTCCCAGCGGATTACCCAGCCGATAAGTTCGCTTTCGCTGCGGAATTGGTGCAGACCCGCATCAAGACACTGTCGGAGGCCTGGGGACTGATGAGCTTCCTTGTGACCAAGGATGAGGATCTGGTTCTGGACGAGAAGTCTGCAAAGAAGAACCTGAAGGAATCCGCAATCGAGCCACTGGACGCTGGCATTGCAGCACTCGAGGCAGTCCAGGAGTGGACTACCGCTGAGATTGAGGCCGCATTGTCTGCTGCTCTGATTGAGAAGCTGCAGCTGAAGCCTCGCGTGGCTTTTGGTGCTTTGCGCGTGGGTATTTCCGGTCAGGCTGTATCCCCACCATTGTTTGAGTCGATGGAACTGTTGGGTAAAGAGTCCACCTTGGCTCGTTTGCGTGCAGCGCGCGCAGCCACCCCGTTTACCGCTTAA
- a CDS encoding nicotinamide mononucleotide transporter family protein, whose amino-acid sequence MNLLNSFLDATLVIGGVPILWREIIGNAFGLASAIGGMKRVVWAWPVGIAGNLLLFTVFLGGVFNTPQNLDLYGQAGRQVMFLIVSLYGWWSWSRAKSAGVKEPQQTDPSRSIVTEPHEDIAAVQPRWATHKERIGMVLFAIIATIVFAWIFQSLGSWGPLADAWIFTGSILATYGMARGWTEFWLIWIAVDIVGVPLLLSAGYYPSAVLYIVYGFFVSWGFGVWVKIQRDEKKKWADLLESQTQKV is encoded by the coding sequence GTGAATCTTCTCAACTCATTCCTCGACGCCACACTCGTCATTGGCGGCGTCCCCATTCTTTGGCGCGAAATCATCGGCAACGCATTCGGCCTCGCATCCGCCATCGGTGGAATGAAACGCGTCGTATGGGCATGGCCCGTCGGTATCGCAGGCAACCTCCTCCTGTTCACAGTGTTCCTCGGCGGTGTATTCAACACCCCACAAAACCTTGACCTCTACGGCCAGGCAGGCCGCCAAGTCATGTTCCTCATCGTCAGCCTTTATGGCTGGTGGTCGTGGTCGCGGGCAAAGTCCGCTGGTGTGAAAGAACCACAACAAACCGACCCCTCCCGCTCGATCGTCACTGAACCACACGAAGATATCGCAGCGGTGCAACCACGCTGGGCAACACATAAAGAGCGCATCGGCATGGTGCTGTTCGCCATCATCGCCACCATCGTCTTTGCATGGATCTTCCAATCCCTCGGCTCCTGGGGCCCGCTGGCCGATGCTTGGATCTTCACCGGCTCCATCCTTGCCACCTACGGCATGGCACGTGGCTGGACTGAATTCTGGCTCATCTGGATCGCAGTCGATATCGTGGGTGTCCCACTGCTGCTTTCTGCAGGCTACTACCCATCGGCTGTTCTCTACATCGTCTACGGATTCTTCGTCTCGTGGGGCTTCGGCGTCTGGGTGAAAATCCAGCGCGATGAGAAGAAAAAATGGGCTGATCTTTTAGAATCTCAAACGCAGAAAGTATAA
- a CDS encoding alpha/beta hydrolase family esterase: MNSRFQIFRARSVVLSVLFGALLGVGLIAPLHIADRPPLAEAMNLTSANTSDAPQVEELPAPALASVEVRDAIFAHNPARYGDDGSFNPHPRVAPGQTASIDTVSDDGVARRYILHVGANYSPAHPMPVLFAFHGWKVSPEDFLQDSRFSETPAWNDAIVVYPEGLAGAWEGAPYAVGGEGADFRFVRKIVDEVDREYRIDRNRVYAAGMSNGGGLATAVGCRMPEVFAAVAAVSAAYYFPTLGGCIGAPMPGLYIHSTGDSVINYGGGIRHGAAYYPARVASDFQAMRNGCRVFDTHVSGFPGGERFVYQGCRAETQHIRVDNRPHVWNVDPVVPHEVWGFLSRHSK; this comes from the coding sequence ATGAATTCTCGCTTTCAGATCTTCCGGGCGCGCTCTGTTGTGTTGAGCGTGTTGTTCGGTGCGCTCCTTGGGGTGGGGCTGATTGCCCCGCTTCATATCGCGGACCGACCTCCGCTGGCTGAGGCGATGAATCTTACGTCTGCGAACACTAGTGATGCTCCTCAGGTGGAGGAGCTTCCCGCTCCCGCCCTTGCTTCGGTGGAGGTGCGCGACGCTATTTTTGCCCACAATCCTGCCCGCTATGGGGACGATGGAAGTTTTAATCCACACCCTCGGGTTGCTCCGGGGCAGACGGCCAGCATTGATACGGTCAGTGATGATGGTGTTGCCCGTCGCTATATTCTGCATGTGGGTGCGAATTATTCTCCGGCGCATCCCATGCCGGTGTTGTTCGCTTTCCATGGGTGGAAGGTGAGCCCTGAGGATTTTCTCCAGGATTCTCGCTTTTCTGAAACCCCTGCCTGGAATGATGCGATTGTGGTTTACCCTGAGGGTTTAGCGGGTGCCTGGGAGGGCGCTCCGTACGCTGTTGGGGGTGAGGGCGCTGATTTTAGGTTTGTGCGAAAGATTGTGGATGAGGTTGATCGGGAGTATCGGATTGATCGCAACCGGGTGTATGCCGCCGGTATGAGTAATGGTGGGGGTTTGGCTACGGCGGTGGGCTGCCGGATGCCTGAGGTGTTTGCTGCGGTGGCTGCTGTGTCGGCTGCGTATTATTTCCCCACCTTGGGTGGTTGTATTGGTGCGCCGATGCCGGGGCTGTATATCCATTCGACGGGCGATAGTGTGATTAATTATGGTGGCGGTATTCGCCACGGTGCGGCGTATTATCCGGCGCGTGTTGCTTCTGATTTCCAGGCTATGCGTAATGGGTGTCGTGTGTTTGATACTCATGTGTCTGGTTTCCCTGGTGGTGAGCGTTTTGTGTATCAGGGCTGCCGTGCGGAGACGCAGCATATTCGAGTGGATAACCGTCCGCACGTGTGGAATGTGGATCCGGTGGTGCCGCATGAGGTGTGGGGTTTCTTATCGCGGCATTCGAAGTAG
- a CDS encoding ABC transporter ATP-binding protein produces MILEDFRVITGPTRCRDRWLFIGLTCVSAVVQAGAVLMVVPFFRALFSDHPAFAWPWLLALVGVVAVVWLIDAVAMRAGLRLGLALLEEINRTGVDAVRHLDPGQLHGVKASQLRELLSTGGVEAVSAVVLLVSPILHACAFIPMLSVLLVLISWQLAVAALGAGLILAFAFVLSRRAVERADQAYALATEKLNDHAFDFAWAQPTLRTTGVAAVALDELLKTSRTRGLKLVAWQIPGETLFSITTQIILIGFGAVTGWLYLSDRLDGVTAAAMIIVLLRIVETVGSLSLLATPLATANRRLSFVRELAEQQRSRTPLPPTPRDIAHTAPAISTTDLSYTYPDGTVALKDVSVTIPAAGITAIVGSSGSGKSTLLDILAGLREPTTGSIAWDGTSAVAAQRLRNTSIMFQTTELRPGTLRENVTPDGGVDEQALGVLAQQTQLTEVLAHLGDGWDSRVGEGGSTLSGGERQRVGLARALAKPAGVVLVDEATSALDAITERLVVDALGQLRGQRTIVAVTHRPAVITIADNVVVLDAGRVIESGSVDELLNRNGAFAQLWQRWKAIEQWQVSS; encoded by the coding sequence ATGATTTTAGAAGATTTTCGGGTGATCACCGGCCCTACGCGGTGCCGGGATCGTTGGCTATTTATTGGGCTCACCTGCGTGTCGGCTGTGGTGCAGGCGGGCGCGGTGCTGATGGTTGTGCCGTTTTTCCGCGCACTTTTCAGCGATCATCCTGCTTTCGCGTGGCCGTGGTTGCTGGCACTGGTCGGTGTGGTTGCCGTTGTGTGGCTTATCGACGCCGTTGCTATGCGTGCTGGTTTACGCTTAGGTTTGGCGTTGCTGGAAGAAATTAATCGCACCGGTGTTGATGCGGTTCGGCATCTTGATCCTGGCCAGTTGCATGGTGTGAAGGCCTCGCAGCTGCGGGAGCTGCTTTCCACCGGTGGGGTGGAGGCTGTCTCAGCCGTGGTGTTGTTGGTCAGCCCGATTCTGCATGCCTGTGCTTTTATTCCGATGCTCAGTGTGCTACTTGTCCTGATTTCGTGGCAGCTTGCTGTCGCTGCTTTGGGTGCTGGTCTTATTCTTGCTTTTGCGTTTGTGCTGAGCCGACGCGCGGTTGAACGCGCTGATCAGGCGTATGCTTTAGCGACGGAAAAGCTGAATGATCACGCTTTCGATTTCGCTTGGGCCCAACCTACATTGCGCACAACTGGTGTGGCGGCTGTAGCGCTCGATGAGCTTCTGAAAACTTCTCGCACCCGCGGTTTGAAGCTGGTGGCGTGGCAGATCCCTGGGGAAACACTGTTTAGTATCACGACCCAGATTATTCTCATTGGTTTCGGTGCTGTCACTGGCTGGCTGTATCTTAGCGATAGGTTGGATGGTGTGACCGCAGCAGCCATGATTATTGTGCTTTTGCGCATCGTGGAAACTGTCGGCTCCCTTTCCCTTCTTGCCACCCCGCTGGCCACAGCCAACCGTCGGCTTTCTTTCGTGCGTGAACTTGCCGAACAACAACGCTCTCGTACACCACTGCCACCAACCCCACGCGATATCGCACACACCGCACCGGCTATTTCCACTACCGATCTCTCCTATACCTACCCTGATGGCACCGTGGCGTTGAAGGATGTCAGCGTCACGATCCCCGCTGCTGGCATCACTGCCATTGTGGGTAGTTCTGGTTCTGGTAAGTCGACGCTTCTCGATATTCTTGCCGGACTCCGCGAGCCCACAACTGGCTCTATTGCTTGGGATGGCACCTCTGCTGTTGCTGCGCAACGTCTGCGCAACACCTCGATCATGTTCCAAACAACTGAGTTGCGCCCTGGCACTTTGCGTGAGAATGTTACCCCTGATGGCGGGGTGGATGAGCAGGCTTTGGGTGTTCTTGCGCAGCAAACACAGTTGACTGAAGTGTTGGCTCATCTTGGCGATGGTTGGGATTCGCGCGTGGGTGAGGGTGGCAGCACGCTATCTGGCGGTGAGCGTCAAAGGGTGGGGCTTGCTCGTGCTTTGGCCAAACCTGCGGGTGTTGTGCTTGTCGACGAGGCTACCTCAGCGTTGGATGCTATTACTGAACGTTTAGTGGTGGATGCGTTGGGCCAGTTGCGCGGGCAGCGCACTATTGTGGCTGTAACGCATCGCCCGGCGGTGATCACTATTGCTGATAACGTGGTGGTTTTGGATGCTGGCCGCGTGATTGAGTCTGGTTCTGTTGATGAGCTTCTCAACCGCAACGGCGCGTTCGCCCAACTGTGGCAGCGGTGGAAAGCCATTGAGCAATGGCAGGTCAGCTCCTAA